Proteins from one Bos taurus isolate L1 Dominette 01449 registration number 42190680 breed Hereford chromosome 7, ARS-UCD2.0, whole genome shotgun sequence genomic window:
- the OR7A84 gene encoding olfactory receptor 7A17 produces MLPGNKTQISEFILLGFSEEPALQRLLFGLFLSLYLITVVGNLLIILAIISDSHLHTPMYFFLSNLSFVDICFISTTIPKMLVNIQTQSKVISYEDCFTQIYFFLLFVQLDDFLLTVMSYDRYVAICHPLHYTVIMNAWLCALLVLVSWMIGALNSLLQTSLALCLSFCTVLEIPHFFCEFKEVIQLACSDTFLNKTMMYFAVGLLGGGPFAGICYSYSRIVSSIHRISSAQGKYKAFSTCASHVSVVSLFYCTALGVYFTPAVTHNSHSSVTASVMYTVVTPVLNPFIYSLRNKDIKRALRKFLRMATILEPIVLRQKKC; encoded by the coding sequence ATGTTACCGGGCAACAAAACACAAATTTCAGAATTTATTCTTCTGGGATTTTCAGAGGAACCAGCACTGCAGCGCCTCCTATTTGGGCTTTTCCTCTCCTTGTACCTGATTACTGTGGTTGGAAATCTTCTTATCATCCTGGCCATCATCTCagactcccacctccacacccccatgtacttcttcctctccaacctgtcctttgtagacatctgtttcatctccaccaccatccccaagATGCTGGTGAATATACAAACACAAAGCAAAGTCATTTCCTATGAAGACTGCTTCACtcagatatattttttcctactattTGTACAGTTGGATGACTTCCTCCTGACCGTCATGTCCTATGACCGGTATGTTGCTATCTGTCACCCACTGCACTACACAGTCATCATGAACGCCTGGCTGTGTGCACTGCTGGTTCTGGTGTCCTGGATGATAGGTGCCCTGAATTCCTTGTTACAAACTTCACTGGCCCTGTGCCTGTCTTTCTGTACAGTCTTGGAAATCCCCCACTTCTTCTGTGAATTCAAAGAGGTGATCCAACTTGCCTGTTCTGACACCTTTCTAAATAAAACCATGATGTACTTTGCAGTTGGGCTGTTGGGTGGTGGTCCATTTGCTGGGATATGTTACTCATACTCTAGGATAGTTTCCTCCATACATAGAATCTCATCAGCTCAGGGGAAGTATAAAGCATTTTCCACCTGTGCATCTCACGTCTCGGTTGTCTCCTTATTTTATTGTACAGCCTTAGGAGTGTACTTTACCCCTGCTGTTACCCACAATTCACATTCAAGTGTAACAGCCTCggtgatgtacactgtggtcacacccgtgctgaaccccttcatctacagtCTGAGGAATAAAGACATAAAGAGGGCTCTGAGAAAATTCTTAAGGATGGCAACTATATTAGAACCAATTGTGTTGAGGCAGAAGAAGTGTTGA